In Quercus robur chromosome 10, dhQueRobu3.1, whole genome shotgun sequence, a genomic segment contains:
- the LOC126702790 gene encoding mitochondrial import receptor subunit TOM5 homolog, with the protein MADSVVSVEKVKAFLQSQYQDEEKWALNVKLLRAVGLFAGSILLMRNYGEIMAI; encoded by the exons ATGGCTGACTCAGTGGTTTCAGTGGAGAAGGTCAAAGCTTTCTTGCAATCTCAGTACCAGGATGAGGAAAAGTGGGCCCTCAACGTG AAATTGCTGCGTGCTGTTGGGCTTTTTGCAGGATCGATTTTGCTGATGCGGAATTATGGTGAAATTATGGCAATATGA
- the LOC126704125 gene encoding uncharacterized protein LOC126704125, with translation MEDLKGKKIVTWGKSNKDDRCEVSPPPGFPPCTKPRSCDREVSPPPGFPRCAKTDQKTDKGKEKEVKKAPESKAIPQSATREKSSECPLPLAPKPGVKTTAKTQILTNNKKEGAPNMILSKGKEKLAPLQAIKHLTQTYAKQTVDLDLNIPIPLYTVSDKVIANATSGPSAESNVVEFDKIVNSIAKVYHEPKATSIALHALLLSSEFCSSNPSLDMIIVRQKLSSLLPLNFHVLVDPSKLNQLVTLSKMLQNDTTLSANQLAMLKLIGDIPSLSKDIIEIKELAEQVQKFFVDIRSKCLKARSLLEEHKKSMDKLKTLQAEVNENAFSLQGLGEKIINHNARHSILLCSLEMKKTIIVELESSLQEIGNQIRKVLDDIKLTSTRKRDWEVKKKLLTERCNKVLAKFTPLKGFTI, from the exons ATGGAAGATCTCAAAGGAAAGAAGATTGTCACTTGGggaaaatcaaacaaagatgATCGTTGTGAGGTTTCTCCTCCACCGGGTTTCCCTCCATGTACAAAGCCTCGTTCATGCGATCGCGAAGTTTCTCCTCCGCCGGGTTTCCCTCGTTGTGCAAAGACCGATCAGAAGACTGataaagggaaagagaaagaggtGAAGAAAGCTCCGGAAAGTAAAGCTATACCTCAATCCGCTACAAGAGAGAAAAGCAGCGAGT GTCCACTCCCTTTAGCACCAAAGCCTGGTGTTAAGACTACAGCAAAAACACAAATACttacaaacaataaaaaagaaggagCTCCAAATATGATCctttcaaaaggaaaagaaaagttagCCCCACTCCAAGCCATTAAACATCTTACTCAGACGTATGCAAAACAAACAGTTGATCTTGATCTAAACATACCTATTCCTCTTTATACCGTATCCGACAAGGTGATTGCTAATGCAACTTCAGGCCCTTCAGCTGAATCTAACGTGGTGGAATTCGATAAAATTGTGAATTCCATAGCAAAAGTTTATCATGAGCCAAAGGCAACTTCAATTGCACTGCATGCACTATTACTTTCCAGCGAGTTTTGTTCTTCCAATCCAAGCCTTGATATGATAATCGTACGTCAAAAGCTTTCATCACTCCTACCCTTGAATTTCCATGTGCTGGTTGATCCTTCCAAGTTAAACCAACTTGTAACACTTTCTAAAATGTTACAAAATGACACTACCTTGAGTGCTAATCAACTTGCCATGCTGAAGTTGATCGGGGACATTCCTTCGCTAAGTAAGGACATCATTGAAATAAAGGAGTTAGCTGAGCAAGTGCAAAAGTTCTTCGTTGATATAAGATCTAAATGCTTAAAGGCCAGATCTTTGTTGGAAGAACACAAAAAATCCATGGACAAACTCAAAACTCTCCAAGCTGAGGTGAATGAAAATGCTTTTTCTCTACAAGGACTTGGtgaaaaaatcataaaccaTAATGCCCGCCACTCTATCTTGCTTTGCTCATTGGAGATGAAGAAAACTATCATAGTGGAGCTGGAGTCCTCTCTCCAAGAAATCGGAAACCAAATTCGTAAGGTTTTGGATGATATAAAACTTACCAGCACAAGGAAAAGAGACTGGGAGGTGAAGAAAAAATTACTGACCGAACGTTGCAACAAAGTTCTAGCCAAGTTTACTCCCCTGAAGGGTTTCACAATTTAA